One region of Rhodospirillaceae bacterium genomic DNA includes:
- a CDS encoding PAS domain S-box protein → MRKIITSNRVFFAGLTFMLAIGFFLVRNSNLFSNSDINQSSFLAISIAICFSAVWFYFVLLREASAKKILEDHTRELAISASRLDAISSTTTDAIFTVNSDGTITSLNLAGESIFGYQDQEIIGRHITELLPHCILDCPSSYKLEQSPA, encoded by the coding sequence ATGAGAAAGATTATTACTTCAAATCGCGTTTTTTTTGCCGGGCTGACATTTATGTTGGCTATCGGATTTTTCTTGGTTCGAAATTCTAATTTGTTTTCGAATTCCGATATCAATCAATCTTCTTTTCTAGCAATTTCTATCGCTATTTGTTTTTCTGCCGTTTGGTTCTACTTTGTGCTTTTGAGAGAAGCGTCCGCCAAAAAAATTCTTGAAGATCACACCAGGGAATTAGCAATCAGTGCGAGCCGCCTGGACGCCATTTCTTCAACAACCACAGATGCAATTTTTACCGTCAACAGCGACGGTACGATCACCTCACTTAACCTGGCTGGAGAGTCCATTTTTGGCTATCAAGACCAAGAAATCATTGGCCGCCATATAACCGAGCTACTTCCTCACTGTATTCTAGATTGTCCGTCGTCATATAAATTGGAACAATCACCGGCCTGA